A window of Jannaschia sp. M317 contains these coding sequences:
- a CDS encoding Gfo/Idh/MocA family protein: protein MTNPIRWGVLGASDFARRSMAPAIHAASGHVLAALATRSPDKAAPFAALAPGLRVHDSYDAMLADPEIDAVYVPLPHTMHVEWGIKALDAGKPVLIEKPVAMSEAEIAPLIAARDRTGLLAAEAYMIVHHPQWDCVRELIADGAIGRLRHVEGVFTYDNSADPGNIRNSAATGGGALPDIGVYTYGCTRWATGAEPEAITHTDIEWEDGCDVLARVSARFPDFTAHWVNSMRLLPEQFMLFHGDKGLIRLTAPFNAAKFGEAVVEWRGTDFVTHRRSWPGLNQYVMQVEAFGAALRGEKAFPWTLEDAAGTQRVIDMAYAKAGGRPAV from the coding sequence ATGACAAATCCAATTCGATGGGGGGTGCTGGGTGCCTCCGACTTTGCGCGCCGGTCCATGGCCCCCGCCATTCACGCCGCCTCCGGCCACGTTCTGGCGGCATTGGCCACACGGTCACCGGATAAGGCCGCGCCTTTTGCCGCGCTTGCGCCGGGGCTGCGGGTTCACGACAGCTATGATGCCATGTTGGCCGATCCCGAAATTGATGCGGTCTATGTGCCCTTGCCGCATACCATGCATGTGGAATGGGGGATCAAGGCGCTGGACGCGGGCAAGCCGGTGTTGATCGAAAAACCCGTCGCCATGTCCGAGGCAGAGATCGCCCCGTTGATTGCAGCGCGCGACCGGACCGGGTTGCTGGCGGCCGAGGCCTATATGATCGTCCATCATCCGCAGTGGGATTGCGTCCGCGAATTGATCGCCGACGGCGCCATCGGCCGGCTGCGGCATGTCGAAGGGGTCTTTACCTACGACAACTCCGCCGATCCCGGGAACATCCGCAATTCGGCGGCGACCGGAGGCGGGGCCCTGCCTGACATCGGCGTCTATACCTACGGCTGCACGCGCTGGGCCACGGGCGCGGAGCCGGAGGCGATCACCCATACGGATATCGAATGGGAGGACGGCTGCGACGTGCTGGCGCGGGTTTCGGCCCGGTTCCCGGATTTCACTGCCCACTGGGTCAACTCCATGCGCCTGCTGCCGGAACAGTTCATGCTGTTTCACGGCGACAAGGGGCTGATCCGACTGACGGCGCCGTTCAACGCGGCCAAGTTCGGAGAGGCCGTCGTCGAATGGCGCGGCACCGATTTCGTCACCCACCGGCGCAGCTGGCCGGGGCTGAACCAATACGTGATGCAGGTAGAAGCCTTCGGGGCCGCGCTGCGCGGCGAAAAGGCCTTTCCCTGGACGTTGGAGGATGCGGCGGGCACCCAACGGGTCATCGACATGGCCTACGCCAAGGCGGGGGGGCGGCCCGCCGTCTAG
- a CDS encoding DksA/TraR family C4-type zinc finger protein produces the protein MAGGWARDGAVGEQIEASINDELARLRARRAPLGESLTHCADCEEPIPEARRAALPGVKLCVDCAMDRDRAARPRGGINRRGSKDSQLK, from the coding sequence ATGGCAGGCGGATGGGCGCGCGACGGTGCGGTAGGCGAACAGATCGAAGCCTCGATCAACGATGAACTGGCACGGCTGAGGGCCCGGCGGGCGCCACTGGGCGAAAGCCTGACCCATTGCGCCGACTGCGAGGAGCCGATCCCGGAGGCCCGCCGCGCGGCCCTGCCGGGCGTGAAGCTGTGTGTCGACTGCGCCATGGACCGCGACCGGGCCGCCCGGCCGCGCGGCGGCATCAACCGACGTGGCAGCAAGGACAGTCAGCTGAAATAG
- a CDS encoding DUF1428 domain-containing protein, translating into MSYYAGFLAAVPADRKDAFIAHARDSWEVIFKPMGALSQVETWGDDVPDGEVTSFPMAVKAEEGEVVVFSWIEWPDKATYEAANARMMSPDFAPDMMEMPFDGKRMIYGGFDAVLKLEA; encoded by the coding sequence ATGTCCTATTACGCCGGTTTTCTCGCCGCTGTGCCCGCCGACAGGAAAGACGCCTTCATCGCCCATGCGCGCGACTCCTGGGAGGTGATCTTCAAGCCGATGGGGGCGTTGTCACAGGTCGAAACCTGGGGCGACGATGTCCCCGACGGCGAGGTGACGTCCTTTCCGATGGCGGTAAAGGCGGAGGAGGGCGAAGTGGTGGTGTTTTCCTGGATCGAATGGCCGGACAAGGCGACCTACGAGGCGGCGAACGCCCGGATGATGTCACCGGATTTCGCGCCCGACATGATGGAGATGCCCTTTGACGGGAAACGCATGATCTATGGCGGCTTTGACGCGGTTCTGAAGCTGGAGGCATGA